TTTATGAACAAGAAGATTCAGAAGAAcaaagaataaaatatgtatatccaaattgttatcattatacatattttggatttgaaaataaatttgaaaatatttattgtggtggaaataatacatatgtTCAGTTGGAAAATTCTTTAGATGTATATGGTATTGGTAGGAATGCATATGGATCTTGTGGTGTATCTTcaaaagataatataattaaaaaatttgaaAAGATTCAAGAATTATcacaaaagaaaattaatCAATTATGTGGTGGACAAAGTTTTACAGTCtgtttattaaataataatgatttatatatatgggGTAATAGAGAAATATTAGGTATGGaatatgatgatgatgCATATTCTCCTTTAGAATTagatttttttaaaaaaaataattatattgtaaaaaatattacatgTGGTACTGATCATTGTTTAGTTTTGACAGATAATGGAAAATTATTTGGATGGGGTACAGGAGGTAACGAATTTGATGAAAATACCTCCTTAGCTgttattgaaaaaaatgaaccCTCAGAAAttgatttttttaaattcgtaaaaaaaatgattttaaaatgtaataaaaatgattcTGAATTACTACATCAAAATTTAATACAAATTGTGTCTTTTGCAGGAGGTTCATCTCACTGTGCATTTATTTCATCACATATAGATACTGATAGGGTGTCTGTAAAGAGGGGATATGATGAAATATATGATGAAGACATGTTAAGTAAAAAACACAAAAgagataataataataattataattgtATTCAAAATGAGAACAGTGATCTAGAACAAATTGATGCTCATGATGaaattgtaaaaaaatatttagaagagaaaaaaaatcaaatacaaaatgaagatgataaaatggataaaacatatatagttaataaaaataaaggaaaaGATCATACTTATATTAAAGATACTTATTATGATAAACctacaaataaatattcaaCAAAAGATATGTGTCAACCTttagataaaataaatgaacaaaGTGAAGGTTCCAACTTACCAAgtgaacaaaataaaagacGAAGAAGTGTTAAAACTAAATCATATCTAAGTAATGAAAGCCCAACAAGAAAACAACCTAGAAGGTCATGTAAAGAACATACAtcattaaatgaaaatgcaaataaaaaattctaTCAAATTATTGATAAAccaataataaaaaaaaaaagaaaaactACTACTTCaatgaaaaacaaaaacacCAACCTAAAAGAAGCACAATCACCAAGtggaaaaagaaaagtaAAATCTGTGGGATCAAGAAGGGAAAGTTTATCGACACCTATCTCCAAAAAggataatttaaaaagagaataatataatgaattattagaaaataaaatgaataaagTGAAATTCACACAACGACAAAATTGATAcattaatatgtatatatatatatatatatacaattatattaagtacaaatatatcattGCAACATTAATGTGAAATGatctattttattttttttttttttatcattcattcattctattatatatatatatatatatatttatgtatatataaatatttatttttgacattttatttgtttctttcattttatgttatttatttattcattaatctttattttttcaattattttaaagaaaacgttagtgtataattttttacatttcATAGTAACAAAAcataaaatgaataattataaattatatatctatgaaaaaattaaatttattataaaatgaaaaatgttaatataatatatatatatatatataataattgactatatttcatatataaatgacattttaaatataatataaaaaaaaagaaaagaaaatcaAAAATTACATTCATTTGTATCCATATTTATTAACTAAATATGTGGTAAAGTAtccataaatatatgtgtaatattttaaatattttaatcaataattttttttttttttttttttttttttccttttataataaaaatataaaatgtaataaattGACGTACTACTATAAATGACAGTAAcctttataattaattaaaatttaatgaCTATATTCTTTGTACTGAATTTAAgcataatattattataatatatgtctacaagttatatttataaaaaatgatatgtataatattcaaaataaaaacaaatatatatatatatatatatattggaataaaataaatataatatattgttaaatatgtaaattaattataatatattataaaagcagaatatttataataaaacatgaaaaaaatataagtatatataaatattaaaaaatattggcatatttaaaatataaataaatataaaagtgtatatatttttaattattttaattaaattaaaaatttattatttatattttttaaaaatatataattgtattttattatacaacacaatatatgtatgcacataaaatatatatatatatatatatatatatattatgtgcGCATATAccattttaatattactTTTATGTTAGTACTATTATTAAGCTGCCTCAGTAGCCCAGTCGTTAGGTATGTAGCTTTCCTTGTGAGAACGTTGGTTCGACTCCGCTTGCCGACAATTTCCTAAGAAAAGTTGCAGACCGAGCTGCTGAGTTACTCGGAGGGGGGTGGCgcaatttttttatacaattttatatattaaatattataatactttaaatatatttttattttatataaatttatctttatattattttatattttctataattGATATgtttttcaaaaaataaatgaaaaaaaataagaaattataattgtatttattaaaacatatataatatacaaagtgaataattaatttaattaaataaataaatagtcatatatatatgtattttttttatttttttcaatataataaatatttttgtaatatatatattttaatatcacaagtaattttataacaaatatattttttaatacatatgtTTGTTTTGATAagtatttttatattgtatgtattcatttatatatatatatatatttttttaatatatgatcTACATATGTATGTTTCTTTGTCTATTTGTTTCGATAGGTActcatttatatataaatataatcaatatgtatttttataaatagATTCAATCTATCGATTATTCTTCttgttttgttttgttttaaatatcataaaaggtaaaaaaataaaaaagaacaatATTAAATCTTAATATTAATACTATCACAAATTAAAACTGATAGTTATACAACTATTAATACttctaataatattaatagtagtattaataacaaataataacaataatacaaataataaaatattattatattcaattttttcaagtagcttatatttttaatctaaataatattaactACTATAGtcattaaaataaatatatataacactacatatatttatgtaacactatagatatatatatacaactgtatataataagaccacagtattaaaaaatataatataacacAATATAATCATGTTATGTATATGTactaaaaatataatataatttataacactaaaaattaaatacNNNNNNNNNNNNNNNNNNNNNNNNNNNNNNNNNNNNNNNNNNNNNNNNNNNNNNNNNNNNNNNNNNNNNNNNNNNNNNNNNNNNNNNNNNNNNNNNNNNNGCGCGTGCATacacatacatatatacatacatacatatgcacatacatatatacatatatttaaaacatataccacacacatatatacatatacacatacatatataactacatacatacataaatacatacacaCACATACCTACATATACACcaatacatatatattcatatttatatataggtAAAACCCAAAATTACATCTACCCGTACCAATCTTTTTCGTGTCATTGATATACCCCAAAACGTTTATTACATACCCACAACAAAATCACCAAATCGGTATGTTCCTTACAGAAGTAGCCGTTATGCTGgaaaaacatatatttacatgGAAGGAGAAGAAACGGACGATTACAGTTATGTTCGTGATATATCTTCATCTGATATTACTTCTTCATCAGAAAGCGAGTATGAAGAAATAGAAgtaaatgatatatatccatataaatcaccaaaatataaaacttTGATCGACGTAGTACTAAAACCAAGCCAAACAACATATGATGCACAGGATACACATATAGATCATATGAAAAACATAATGGATACATACGATGATACACCATATACGCAAAGTGTAACACCAAGGGACATATCCACCAATAATCTTACAGATGAAGAATGGAATCAACTAAAACAggattttattttgaacATGTTACAATGTACACAAATGAATTTACATAATGAAACTACcaatgatgataat
The window above is part of the Plasmodium reichenowi strain SY57 chromosome 7, whole genome shotgun sequence genome. Proteins encoded here:
- a CDS encoding regulator of chromosome condensation, putative encodes the protein MKKLKNTLFIFGSGECGQLPPEYCTDYVQVNPTAIPNLPNDIDEVICGSMHTIIKTTDDKLYSFGCNDMGVLGRKTYSSGIKDLEHSPTLINFTFPSKIKKITCGDNHTAILLENGKVYITGGFRDYCGVLGLPSFGKKNELLTKSFEFIEIQFSYNNNNNNNSNNNNNNNGGILKSQDSYENHIYDKSNNTNDLKDEDIKIINIISGEDHLVCLDESHEYIFTMGNSDSCQVCNNFYEQEDSEEQRIKYVYPNCYHYTYFGFENKFENIYCGGNNTYVQLENSLDVYGIGRNAYGSCGVSSKDNIIKKFEKIQELSQKKINQLCGGQSFTVCLLNNNDLYIWGNREILGMEYDDDAYSPLELDFFKKNNYIVKNITCGTDHCLVLTDNGKLFGWGTGGNEFDENTSLAVIEKNEPSEIDFFKFVKKMILKCNKNDSELLHQNLIQIVSFAGGSSHCAFISSHIDTDRVSVKRGYDEIYDEDMLSKKHKRDNNNNYNCIQNENSDLEQIDAHDEIVKKYLEEKKNQIQNEDDKMDKTYIVNKNKGKDHTYIKDTYYDKPTNKYSTKDMCQPLDKINEQSEGSNLPSEQNKRRRSVKTKSYLSNESPTRKQPRRSCKEHTSLNENANKKFYQIIDKPIIKKKRKTTTSMKNKNTNLKEAQSPSGKRKVKSVGSRRESLSTPISKKDNLKRE